In Panacibacter microcysteis, the genomic stretch TTAATACGTTCTACCGGTGTCTGGTTGCCCCCTACTTCAGAAAGCGAATACTGCTGCGTATAAATAAAACTTAATCTCATTTGTTTGCTTTTACTGGTTACTGTTCACTTATTTCTATCGCTCTCCCTAATACACATCTTTATGATACCTGCCGGCTTCCTTCATGGCAGCGAGGTACTCCTCAGCAGCGTCTGCTGAAACATTCTTCTCCTGCGCAATGATGTTGAGTAATGTTTTTTCAACATCGTAACTCATGGGGTCTTTGCAACCACAGATGTATAGCTGTGCACCACCTTCCAGCCATTCAAACAACTCTTTTGCATTTTGCTGCATCTTATGCTGTACATAGATCTTTTCCTGCTGATCGCGGGAAAAAGCAAGGTTCAGCCTGGTAAGCACACCGGTATCGCGCAGGCCCTGTAAGTCTGTCTGGTAAAGAAAGTCTGTAACAAAATGCTGATCACCGAAGAAAAGCCAGTTGCGGCCACTGTCGCCTTTTGCATCACGCTCAAAAAGAAATGAGCGGAAGGGTGCAATACCTGTACCCGGCCCAACCATGATTACATCTGTTGTAGCATCCGGCAGCCTGAAAGCATTGTTCTTTTGTATATACACCTGCAGTGGCTCGTTTTCTTTTAACTGTGCCAGGTAATCTGAGCACAATCCAAAACGTGTTTGCCCGTCTATACAAAAATTATCACGGCTTACGGTAATGTGCACCTCATTCCCGCCATGTGCTGCCGGCGATGATGCAATGGAGTATAACCTTGGCGCTATTGGCTCCAGTATTGCAACCAGTTGCTGTATGTTCAGCTTTTTATCTGAAGGATATATACGTAACAGGTCGGCAAGGTCCATGCGTATATTCGGAATTTCTTTTCCTGCAATGTTTGCATACTGCTGAATGATTCTCTCCGGCAGGTATTGAATATTGATTTTACCTGCAAACATTTCTTCTGCTTTATAAGCATGCTCCCTGAAAATGAATTCCTCATTGCCTTTCAGCGACAGTAATTCAAGAATTTTCTTTACGCCGGCAGCACTGTTTTTTGGCACAATGCCCAATGCATCTCCGGGCTGGTAAACAATCGGCTCGTCGGTAGCTATCTCTATATGGTAGGTCTCTTTATTGGAGCCACGATCATTAAGGTTAACGGTAGCCACTACGTTTGCATCATACAGTTTCTTACCTGATTTTGCCGGCTTAGCTTTTACGGCACCATTGGTGGCAGCGCCGGTACCTACGGCCAGTGCTGCCGTAATCAGTTCATCTATCCATGTATCTGCATCTGCTTCGAAATCTGTGTCGCATTTCTTCATGGAAACAATTCTGCGGCCACCAAGAGCATGCAGGCGCTTGTCCACGTCTTCGCCGGCTTTGCAGAACAACGGGTAGGCTGAATCCCCCAGCGCCAGCACGCCGTATTTCAATTGCGACAACGATATATCCTGCTGGTGTATATGATCGTAAAATTTCTTTGCCGCGGCTGGTGGTTCGCCATCACCCTGAGTGCTTATTACCACGATCATGTGCGATTCTTTTGCAAGATCATTTAAACGATATTGGTCCAGGCTTTTAATTTTTGCCTGAATACCCTGTTTCTTTAAACGGTTACCAAAATCTACCGCTACTTTCTTTGAATTACCGGTTTCTGTACCATACACGACGGTACACGCCGGCATTACAAAAGAAGCATCCTGCACAAATTCTGTAACTGGTTTCTCTTCTGCTATGGGTTGCGCGGAGAGCGCGGCAATATAGCCGCTTATCCACATCAGTTCATCTCTTGATGCACCTTTCGCCAACTCCTGTAACAACTGTAACTTAGGCCCTGCTAACATGTGTCTCCTGTATATGATTGATCAATGAAATTAATTCCGGGTTATCCTGTAATGGTTTAAAGTAATGTGCCCGCTCCATACTATTTGCCTGCCACTTAAACTGTTTGTACAAGGCTGTCACCTTGCCCATTATTACCAGCGAGGGACTTAAAAAAGCTTCCGGTTTTTCGGCGGTTTCAAAACCCTGCAGTGTAAATTCATGCACATGCTGCAATGGTGTGGTGGCCTGCTCTACAACAAGAAATGGAATGGAAGCATCTGCTCCGTGCTGCAGCAACCTGTTTACCAGTTGCTGCAAAGCATTACCGGTCATATAAAACACCAGTGTGTCCTCAAAAGTTGCCAACTGCTTCCAGGCATCATCTGCTATGGCTGTATGCTGGTAATAGGTAAGCATACGCACACCGGTTGATAAACCCCTGGCCGTAAGCGGTACACCTGTTGCCGCTGAAGCGCCGGATGCAGCTGTAATACCCGGTATTATTTCGTAAGGAATATTGTTTTCGTTCACAGCTATAAGCTCATCCAGAACATTGGAATAAAAGGCTACATCTCCACCCTTTAGTCTTACAACATTCGGGTAGGCCGAGGCAAACTGAACAATCAGATCATTGATCTCGTATTGAGGAGTAGAAGCGTTACTCCTGCCCTGCTTCCCTACAGGTATCACAATTGCCGCCGGGTTAACATATTCGCTGATAATCTCACTGCTTACCAGCCTGTCTGTGATCACCACTGCTGCTTTGGCTAAAACTTTAGCAGCCTTCACGGTAAGTAAATCCGGATCACCAGGCCCTGCACCTATAAAAAAAACTTTACCAAAAACCTGCTTAACCATTAGTCCACAATTTTAGTAGATTAATAAATAAAATAAAAAGCCCTACCCTCCCGGCCGAAAAACACACCTGCTTACAACACATTTCTGCCACATCATTTTTACATAATGCAGTAGTGGTAAAGATGTTTGCCGGCAGTGCCATGTTTCGAAAATAAGTTTGATGGAATTTGCTAAACTGAATATCTGATCTGCTATCGTAATGTGTATTTAACAACAACACAAACAACAACGTTTGCAGATCATGCGTTGCATGGGGCAACAAGACTGAAGATGTGTGAGTTTAGCCATTAGTCTACCAGATTGGTGGTGCAAAGAAACACGATAATGAATAGTCTACCAAATAAATAGAAAATATTCACGTGAAAAATAAGCTAACATTTGTTCGAACCCGGCCCACACTTTTCACCTGCATTACTTCCAGAAAAACCGGATTTAATGGTTGTTTCAGCTATAGTCTTCATGGCATCGCCTGTTGTGTCACTCACTTCAGCGTTCCGTTTGCATGGCGGCTGCAGCGCTCCGGTTAAACAAGGCCGCTATGCAACAAATGGTTACTTCGTTTACACACAAAGACAGTTGCGCATAATTCACCTCTTGTCAGCATAAAGATGCTGTTCACATAAATTAACTACTGCTCATCTGTTTTCACCGGCAATTTTGTTTGTACCAAAGGATTAACCTGTAACATCTGTTGCACATAATCGTTCAGCATCAAAACCATTATTACCAGCATTATGAAACTCGGCCCTGTTATATTAACTGCATTGATATGTTTGTCTTTTGTTGCATCTGCGCAAAAGACACCACAAAGAACGCTGGAGGCAAAACGCACCAACAGCACCATAAAAATTGATGGTCTTATAAAAGATTCGGGCTGGCAGGATGCTGCAGTAATGACCAACTTTGTCTACTTCCGGCCTACAACCGGTGCCCGCGAAGAATATGCCAACAGAACCGTTGCGTACATGATGTACAGCGATGAAGGCATTTACTTTGGGGGCTTTTGTTACGAGCGCACCAAAGACAGTATTGCAACGCAGCTAACGGGTACACGTGATGGTTTTGGCACCAACGACTACATAGGCATCATCTTCGATACCTATAATGATAACCTCAATGGCTTCGAATATTTTGTTACACCACTCGGCGAACAGTGGGATGCTAAAATGAACCCGCCAAGCATAGATGGCGAGATGGAAGACTTTAGCTGGAACGGTGTTTGGAAAAGTGGCGCTGTAATAACAGACAGCGGCTGGAGTTTTGAAATGTTCATTCCATTTTCAGCCATACGCTTTGGAAAAAAAGAAGTGCAGGACTGGGGCTTCAACGTTACACGCCGCCGTAGAAAAACAGAGCAACAAAATACCTGGAACCCAATCGATCCCAATATCAATGGCTTTCTTACGCAGGAAGGCTTGTGGAAAGGAATATCGGATATAAAGCCGCCCATGCGTTTACAGTTTTCTCCCTATTTTTCCGTGTATGCCAATCATTTTCCGGCTAACCAGCAGGGTTTCAGCAACTGGACAAGCAGGGTAAACGGCGGGCTTGATGTAAAGTATGGCATCAACCAGGCTTTTACATTAGATGCCACGCTGATCCCGGATTTTGGCCAGGTTCAAAGCGATAACCAGGTATTGAACCTTACACCATTTGAAGTGAAGTATAATGAGTACAGGAATTTTTTTACAGAAGGTACAGAACTGTTCAGCAAAGGCAACCTTTTTTATTCCCGCAGAATTGGCGGCTCTCCGCTGCACATGTACGATTTTGCTGTTGACAGCAATGAAGCCGTGATCAAAAACCCTACAGAATCTAAACTCATCAATGCCACTAAGATTTCCGGCAGAACGCAAAACGGTTTTGGCATCGGTTTTCTGAATGCCGTTACCAGGGCGCAGTATGCAACCATCGAAAATACGGCTACAAAACAGGAAAGACAGGCACTTACAGACCCCCTTACCAACTACAATGTGTTCGTACTTGATAAAACGATGAAATATAACTCGAGTGTATCGCTTGTAAATACCAATGTATGGCGCAGTGGCAAAGATTATGATGCAAACGTTACTGCCGCGCTCTTTGAGTTGAACGACAAAAAGAATACCTATAATCTCGGTGGCAAACTAGCTACCAGCAACCGCTTTGGCTTGCTGCCCGATGGCAGCACTGAAACAGGTTTCAGCCATGAGCTGCATTTTAGTAAAACAAGCGGCCAGTTCAACTTTAGTCTATCACAGGAAAGAACAGATGCGAAGTTTACCAGCGACGATATGGGCTACTTTACCAACAACAATTTCCTGAACCACTACCTGTGGGTGCACTATACCTGGAACAAACCCAAAAACTGGTATAACCGCATCAATGTAAATTTCAACAGCAACATCAGCATATTGTCAAAAAAAATTGAACCGGTAAATGAAAAATACCAGTCTGCCGGTATCAATATCAACGCAAATGCACAAACAAAAAAGCTGTGGTTCTTTGGCGCGTTTATGGGCTATAATTTTTTACAAAATGACTTTTACGAGCCGAGGCAGCAGGGCTGGTATTTTAAACGCGGCGCGCAGGTGGTTACTGAGGCCTGGGTTGAAAGCAATGAGAGCAAAAAGTATTCATTCTTCATAGATGCTCTGTTTAGAAAAAGCATCAACTTTTATAACCAGTTTGGTTTTGACATAGCTGTTGGCCAGGAATACAGGGTAAACAATAAACTCAGTTTCTCTAACCAGTTAAACCTGCTGCCAAGATTCAACAACGTTGGGTACACATACATCAGCGGGAGCAGCAACATCAATTTTGCCAGGCGCAAAGTGAATACAATTGAAAATATCCTGAGTACCACTTACAGTTTCAGCAATAAGATGGGCATTACTTTTCGTGCAAGACACTACCTGAGTACCGTAGACAACAAAGAGTTTTTTATTTTACAGAAAAATGGGGAGCTGACGGCCAATGCCGGGTACCTGCCAGCAGCAAACCAAAATGCCAATTTCTTTAATATTGATATGGTGTACACCTGGCAGTTTGCACCGGGAAGCTTCTTAAATGTAGTATGGAAAAATGCCACGCAGTATTACACCAATGAGGTGGAAAGAAGTTACTTCAAAAACTTTCGCAATACCATTAGTTCAGATAATAACAACAACCTTTCTATAAAAGTGATCTATTTTCTTGATTACCTCAGTGTTAGAAAACAACTGCACGGCAACAAAACCGAACATAAATAATACTGGCTGCGGCTTATACTATTAGCGATGTATACACTGTGATCGCTTCAGTTGATTTGTTTGTTGCCGTACAAGAGTGCGACGCAACAACAGCTGCCATATATGCTGCAGCCGGCACCATACATAAATAACGGGTTCGCTTAGCAGTATGCCGATACAGTTTGCGAAATAAGTTATATGCATAAAAAACCCCGCCACTTTTACGTGACAGGGCGTCGTTAAAAAACGACCAGCATCTTTATTGCTTTACGCCTTCGTACGTCATACCCAAAGCGTTAATTTTTATTTTAATAACCCTTCCATCGGCATCGCGTGTAAAACTAACCGTAGAACCATCTGCGCTGCTAAAGGTATCTTTTGCATC encodes the following:
- a CDS encoding diflavin oxidoreductase encodes the protein MLAGPKLQLLQELAKGASRDELMWISGYIAALSAQPIAEEKPVTEFVQDASFVMPACTVVYGTETGNSKKVAVDFGNRLKKQGIQAKIKSLDQYRLNDLAKESHMIVVISTQGDGEPPAAAKKFYDHIHQQDISLSQLKYGVLALGDSAYPLFCKAGEDVDKRLHALGGRRIVSMKKCDTDFEADADTWIDELITAALAVGTGAATNGAVKAKPAKSGKKLYDANVVATVNLNDRGSNKETYHIEIATDEPIVYQPGDALGIVPKNSAAGVKKILELLSLKGNEEFIFREHAYKAEEMFAGKINIQYLPERIIQQYANIAGKEIPNIRMDLADLLRIYPSDKKLNIQQLVAILEPIAPRLYSIASSPAAHGGNEVHITVSRDNFCIDGQTRFGLCSDYLAQLKENEPLQVYIQKNNAFRLPDATTDVIMVGPGTGIAPFRSFLFERDAKGDSGRNWLFFGDQHFVTDFLYQTDLQGLRDTGVLTRLNLAFSRDQQEKIYVQHKMQQNAKELFEWLEGGAQLYICGCKDPMSYDVEKTLLNIIAQEKNVSADAAEEYLAAMKEAGRYHKDVY
- the cobA gene encoding uroporphyrinogen-III C-methyltransferase, with protein sequence MVKQVFGKVFFIGAGPGDPDLLTVKAAKVLAKAAVVITDRLVSSEIISEYVNPAAIVIPVGKQGRSNASTPQYEINDLIVQFASAYPNVVRLKGGDVAFYSNVLDELIAVNENNIPYEIIPGITAASGASAATGVPLTARGLSTGVRMLTYYQHTAIADDAWKQLATFEDTLVFYMTGNALQQLVNRLLQHGADASIPFLVVEQATTPLQHVHEFTLQGFETAEKPEAFLSPSLVIMGKVTALYKQFKWQANSMERAHYFKPLQDNPELISLINHIQETHVSRA
- a CDS encoding DUF5916 domain-containing protein, which produces MKLGPVILTALICLSFVASAQKTPQRTLEAKRTNSTIKIDGLIKDSGWQDAAVMTNFVYFRPTTGAREEYANRTVAYMMYSDEGIYFGGFCYERTKDSIATQLTGTRDGFGTNDYIGIIFDTYNDNLNGFEYFVTPLGEQWDAKMNPPSIDGEMEDFSWNGVWKSGAVITDSGWSFEMFIPFSAIRFGKKEVQDWGFNVTRRRRKTEQQNTWNPIDPNINGFLTQEGLWKGISDIKPPMRLQFSPYFSVYANHFPANQQGFSNWTSRVNGGLDVKYGINQAFTLDATLIPDFGQVQSDNQVLNLTPFEVKYNEYRNFFTEGTELFSKGNLFYSRRIGGSPLHMYDFAVDSNEAVIKNPTESKLINATKISGRTQNGFGIGFLNAVTRAQYATIENTATKQERQALTDPLTNYNVFVLDKTMKYNSSVSLVNTNVWRSGKDYDANVTAALFELNDKKNTYNLGGKLATSNRFGLLPDGSTETGFSHELHFSKTSGQFNFSLSQERTDAKFTSDDMGYFTNNNFLNHYLWVHYTWNKPKNWYNRINVNFNSNISILSKKIEPVNEKYQSAGININANAQTKKLWFFGAFMGYNFLQNDFYEPRQQGWYFKRGAQVVTEAWVESNESKKYSFFIDALFRKSINFYNQFGFDIAVGQEYRVNNKLSFSNQLNLLPRFNNVGYTYISGSSNINFARRKVNTIENILSTTYSFSNKMGITFRARHYLSTVDNKEFFILQKNGELTANAGYLPAANQNANFFNIDMVYTWQFAPGSFLNVVWKNATQYYTNEVERSYFKNFRNTISSDNNNNLSIKVIYFLDYLSVRKQLHGNKTEHK